In Melioribacteraceae bacterium 4301-Me, a genomic segment contains:
- the arcC gene encoding carbamate kinase produces MNKIAVVALGGNALLRGNEAGTIEQQEKNTYDTCEKLVPLLQRGFNIVITHGNGPQVGNILLRNEAGFKEYRIPKMPLDICVADSQGGIGYMIERQMRNVLSKAKLKKNVVTIITQVLVDINDPAFNNPTKPIGRFYLKEEADLLAKANNWVFKEDPRKRGWRKVVASPKPIDMLNKKIIADLVKKGNIVIAAGGGGIPVYRHENNYLEAIEAVVDKDLASSLLAREIKADIFYIITDVPKVYINFNKPNQKKLDRVSIDEVKKYYQLGEFPDGSMGPKILAAIDFVEFTKNEAVITNEKEIQLENCGTRITFQ; encoded by the coding sequence ATGAACAAAATTGCAGTTGTTGCATTAGGTGGCAATGCCTTACTTCGTGGAAATGAAGCTGGAACAATCGAACAACAAGAAAAAAATACTTATGATACTTGTGAAAAATTAGTTCCTCTACTTCAACGCGGGTTTAATATTGTCATTACTCATGGTAACGGTCCTCAAGTTGGAAATATACTTTTAAGAAATGAAGCAGGCTTTAAGGAATATAGAATTCCAAAAATGCCGCTGGATATTTGTGTGGCTGACTCACAAGGTGGAATAGGATACATGATTGAAAGGCAAATGAGAAACGTGTTAAGCAAAGCTAAGTTGAAAAAAAATGTAGTTACTATTATTACTCAAGTTCTTGTCGATATTAATGACCCGGCTTTTAACAATCCTACAAAGCCAATCGGAAGATTTTATTTAAAAGAAGAAGCTGATTTACTTGCTAAAGCAAATAATTGGGTATTTAAAGAAGACCCGCGAAAGCGAGGCTGGAGAAAAGTTGTTGCCTCGCCTAAACCAATTGACATGTTAAATAAAAAAATAATAGCTGACTTGGTTAAAAAGGGGAATATTGTAATTGCAGCTGGCGGTGGCGGAATTCCTGTCTACCGCCACGAAAATAATTACCTTGAAGCTATTGAAGCTGTAGTTGATAAAGATCTTGCTTCTTCATTATTAGCTAGGGAAATTAAAGCTGATATTTTTTATATAATTACCGACGTCCCCAAAGTCTATATTAATTTTAATAAACCTAATCAAAAAAAATTGGATAGAGTTTCTATCGATGAAGTAAAGAAATATTATCAGTTGGGCGAATTTCCTGATGGCAGTATGGGACCTAAAATATTGGCTGCTATAGATTTTGTTGAGTTTACTAAAAATGAAGCAGTGATAACCAACGAAAAGGAAATACAACTGGAAAATTGTGGAACTAGAATTACTTTTCAATAA
- a CDS encoding cyclic 2,3-diphosphoglycerate synthase, producing MKRKNVIIMGAAGRDFHNFNVYFRDNEDYNVVAFTATQIPNIDGRIYPAELAGKLYPNGIKIYEETQLVDLIKKFNVDEVVFAYSDVPFNYVMTKASIVNSAGASFRLMGAKETMIKSSKPVIAVLAARTGSGKSQTSRKLVKILSEAGKKVVAIRHPMPYGDLVKQKVQRFAEYKDLDFYNCTIEEREEYEPHIVRGGVIYAGVDYEAILREAEKEADIILWDGGNNDYSFYNADVTFTVVDPHRPGNELTYYPGNTCVRMADAIIINKIDSADYNNIIAVRNNVQKINPTAFIIEAASPIFVNQPELITGKRVLVVEDGPTLTHGEMKYGAGTVAAKKLSAKEIVDPRPYTVKSIADTYKKYPNIGTLLPAMGYGEQQIKDLEETINNTDCDSVVIGTPIDLGRILKINKPSTRVTYELQEIGNVTLETVLKFKGIL from the coding sequence ATGAAACGTAAAAACGTAATTATTATGGGTGCTGCCGGTAGAGACTTCCATAATTTTAATGTTTATTTCAGAGATAATGAGGATTACAATGTAGTAGCTTTTACGGCGACTCAAATACCAAACATTGATGGCAGAATTTATCCAGCAGAATTAGCAGGTAAACTTTATCCCAACGGAATTAAAATTTACGAAGAAACCCAACTTGTAGATTTGATAAAAAAATTTAATGTCGACGAAGTAGTGTTTGCATATTCAGATGTTCCTTTCAATTATGTAATGACTAAAGCGTCAATAGTTAATTCTGCAGGAGCTTCTTTTAGATTAATGGGTGCAAAAGAAACAATGATCAAAAGTTCTAAACCTGTTATTGCTGTTTTAGCTGCAAGGACAGGCAGTGGTAAGTCACAAACATCAAGAAAGCTGGTAAAAATTCTTTCAGAAGCCGGTAAAAAAGTTGTTGCAATCCGTCACCCAATGCCTTACGGTGATTTGGTTAAACAGAAGGTGCAAAGATTTGCCGAATACAAAGATTTAGATTTCTACAATTGCACTATTGAAGAAAGAGAAGAGTATGAACCTCACATAGTAAGGGGAGGAGTTATTTATGCAGGTGTAGATTATGAAGCAATTTTAAGAGAAGCTGAAAAGGAAGCTGATATAATTTTATGGGATGGCGGCAATAATGATTATTCGTTCTATAATGCTGATGTTACTTTTACAGTAGTAGACCCACATCGTCCAGGAAATGAACTAACTTACTACCCAGGTAATACTTGTGTTAGAATGGCAGATGCAATTATTATTAACAAGATTGATTCGGCAGATTATAATAATATTATAGCTGTAAGAAATAATGTGCAAAAAATTAATCCAACTGCATTTATTATTGAAGCTGCTTCTCCAATTTTTGTAAATCAACCAGAATTAATTACCGGGAAAAGAGTTTTGGTAGTAGAAGATGGCCCAACATTGACACACGGCGAAATGAAATATGGTGCTGGTACAGTCGCTGCAAAAAAACTTAGCGCTAAAGAAATTGTAGACCCAAGACCATACACTGTTAAATCAATAGCAGATACATATAAAAAATATCCTAATATTGGTACGCTGCTGCCTGCGATGGGTTATGGCGAACAACAAATAAAAGATTTAGAAGAGACTATTAATAATACTGATTGTGACTCGGTGGTAATTGGAACACCAATCGATTTGGGAAGAATTCTAAAGATTAATAAACCTTCTACAAGGGTTACTTATGAACTGCAAGAAATTGGTAATGTTACCTTAGAAACTGTTCTTAAATTTAAAGGTATTTTATGA
- the glmS gene encoding glutamine--fructose-6-phosphate transaminase (isomerizing), producing MCGIVGYIGPKNCVPILIEGLKRLEYRGYDSAGIALIYNDSSEVIKTKGKVDELEKMISNKNLIANLGIGHTRWATHGEPSMINAHPHFNKEKNLFLIHNGIIENYSTLKKILEKEGYKFISETDTEVLVNLIDRYLKRKNNLSTAIRYALNEVEGTYGIAVIYKNEPDKIVVARKGSPLVLGIGEKENFVASDVNALITYTSQVVYLEDDEIAEVYSNRFVAKNISDKEIIKEIHEVDIAIDEISKGGYAHYMLKEIMEQPESIFNSMRGRLLIDEGTAKLGGLHGFEDRIANSERIIISACGTSWHAGLVGEYMLEQYTGIPVEVEYASEFRYRHPIINSNDTLIFISQSGETADTLAALREAKRKGALCLGICNVVGSSIARESDAGVYIHAGPEIGVASTKAFTSQLVVLSLITLLIARKKQLSIIDGKRLINEIQKLPEYAKKILELNKDIGKIADKYFNATNFLYLGRGYNFPVALEGALKLKEISYIHAEGYPAAEMKHGPIALIDDNMPVVFIATKDAVYDKVISNIEEVKARKGKIIAVASEDDNQIGKLVDHVIKIPKTVDMLTPILSVIPLQLIAYHIAVKKGLNVDQPRNLAKSVTVE from the coding sequence ATGTGTGGTATTGTTGGCTATATAGGGCCAAAAAATTGCGTACCGATTTTAATTGAAGGATTAAAGAGGTTAGAATATAGAGGATATGATTCAGCTGGGATTGCCTTAATCTACAATGATAGTTCTGAGGTTATTAAAACAAAAGGGAAGGTGGACGAGCTCGAAAAGATGATTTCAAATAAAAATCTAATAGCAAATTTGGGTATTGGGCATACTCGGTGGGCAACTCATGGCGAACCTAGTATGATTAATGCTCATCCGCATTTTAACAAAGAGAAAAATTTGTTTCTAATTCATAACGGTATTATTGAAAATTATTCTACACTAAAAAAAATATTAGAAAAAGAAGGTTACAAGTTTATAAGTGAAACTGACACAGAGGTACTTGTTAATTTAATCGACAGATACTTAAAAAGGAAAAATAATTTAAGTACAGCAATCAGGTACGCATTAAACGAAGTAGAAGGTACTTACGGTATTGCTGTAATTTATAAAAATGAACCTGATAAAATTGTAGTCGCACGTAAAGGTTCACCTTTGGTTTTAGGCATTGGCGAAAAAGAAAATTTTGTAGCCTCTGATGTTAATGCTTTAATTACATACACTTCCCAAGTAGTTTATTTAGAAGATGATGAGATAGCTGAAGTTTATAGTAATCGATTTGTAGCAAAGAATATCAGCGATAAAGAAATTATAAAGGAAATACACGAGGTTGATATTGCCATTGATGAAATTTCCAAGGGCGGTTACGCTCATTATATGCTTAAAGAAATTATGGAGCAGCCAGAATCAATCTTTAATTCAATGAGAGGAAGGTTACTAATTGATGAAGGCACTGCTAAACTTGGCGGGCTGCATGGTTTTGAAGATAGAATCGCTAATTCAGAAAGAATTATTATTTCTGCTTGTGGCACTTCATGGCATGCCGGATTGGTAGGTGAATATATGCTTGAACAGTACACTGGAATTCCAGTAGAAGTCGAATATGCCTCAGAGTTTCGTTATCGACATCCAATAATTAATTCGAACGATACTTTAATTTTTATTTCTCAAAGCGGAGAGACTGCAGATACATTAGCAGCTTTGCGAGAGGCAAAAAGGAAAGGTGCACTTTGTCTTGGAATATGTAATGTTGTTGGAAGTTCAATTGCAAGAGAAAGTGATGCTGGTGTTTATATTCATGCAGGACCCGAAATTGGGGTTGCTTCTACTAAAGCTTTTACTTCTCAGTTAGTTGTGCTTTCTCTAATTACTTTGCTAATTGCCAGAAAAAAACAACTTAGTATAATTGACGGGAAACGCTTAATTAATGAAATACAAAAACTACCTGAGTATGCCAAAAAAATATTAGAGCTAAATAAAGATATTGGTAAAATAGCCGACAAATATTTTAACGCTACTAATTTTCTTTATTTGGGAAGGGGATATAATTTCCCTGTGGCCTTAGAAGGTGCTCTTAAGTTAAAAGAAATATCTTACATACATGCTGAGGGTTATCCTGCTGCTGAGATGAAACACGGACCAATTGCTTTAATTGATGATAATATGCCAGTTGTTTTTATAGCAACAAAAGATGCCGTATATGATAAAGTCATAAGTAATATTGAAGAGGTTAAGGCAAGAAAAGGAAAAATTATTGCAGTAGCAAGCGAAGATGATAATCAAATAGGTAAACTTGTTGACCACGTAATTAAAATTCCAAAAACAGTTGACATGCTTACACCAATTCTCTCTGTGATTCCCTTACAATTAATAGCTTATCATATTGCAGTTAAAAAAGGGTTAAATGTAGACCAACCAAGAAATTTAGCAAAAAGCGTTACAGTCGAATAA
- a CDS encoding YceI family protein yields MKTKLKTAILLTLLIGANLFAQTFTADSKDSRNQAQFISDAPFEKINGLVSGLDAIVMLNPNDITQKPLGKVKVVISNIKTGIELRDEHLRSEMWLNAAKYPYAEFQLTGIKNPSSRSLNDGQKIKCIFVGKFSVHGVTRDIEVPGTLTYFKESEKTKAKMPGNLLVTDAEFNIKLSDYGIKIPDMVVGKVNDEVKVAANFVASDKNASGSNPCGTCGPNKTNAQCNPCGVKKNMKKDNPCNPCAPKKK; encoded by the coding sequence ATGAAAACGAAGCTTAAAACAGCTATTCTGCTCACCCTTTTAATTGGTGCAAATCTATTTGCACAAACATTCACAGCCGATTCTAAAGATTCCCGCAATCAGGCACAATTTATATCAGATGCACCGTTTGAAAAAATAAATGGCTTGGTAAGTGGTCTTGATGCAATTGTAATGCTCAATCCAAATGATATTACACAAAAACCATTGGGAAAAGTAAAAGTCGTAATAAGCAATATAAAAACTGGAATTGAACTTAGGGATGAACATTTAAGAAGTGAAATGTGGTTGAACGCAGCAAAATACCCTTACGCTGAATTTCAATTGACAGGAATTAAAAACCCATCATCAAGGTCTTTGAATGATGGACAAAAAATTAAATGTATTTTCGTTGGTAAGTTTAGCGTTCATGGTGTAACAAGAGATATTGAAGTACCAGGTACTCTAACATACTTTAAGGAAAGTGAAAAGACCAAAGCGAAAATGCCAGGTAACCTGCTGGTAACTGATGCTGAATTTAACATTAAACTTTCCGATTACGGGATTAAAATACCAGATATGGTAGTTGGCAAAGTAAATGATGAAGTTAAAGTAGCTGCAAACTTTGTTGCAAGCGATAAAAATGCTTCGGGCAGTAATCCGTGTGGTACTTGCGGACCTAATAAAACTAACGCACAATGCAATCCTTGCGGTGTTAAAAAGAATATGAAGAAAGATAATCCATGCAACCCCTGTGCACCTAAGAAAAAGTAA
- a CDS encoding DUF3179 domain-containing protein: MLNKLIYSVMFILYFTSCDKLTDFRSSGNDVPSGNWLIPTNEIYDGGPGKDGIPALVNPELISDKSATYLNDEDLVIAIKINNELRVYPHKILDWHEIINDGINSVKYAITYCPLTGSGIAYNREINNLETTFGVSGLLYNTNLIAYDRATNSNWSQMKLECVNGKLIGKLVQTFPIIETYWKTIKNYFTDSKVVSLNTGYSRNYGVYPYGDYKTNNSLLLFPVSHEDSRLPRKERVLGVLINNKAKAFKFTDNTENSISIKQSTLNNVNFVVVDSKKNNFIVAYQPVLNNGKSVTLKSTNSNLPVIMEDQFNNKYDLFGYVIEGLDEGAKLKTVTQYIAYWFAWAAFYPDTELE; encoded by the coding sequence ATGCTGAACAAATTAATCTACTCAGTTATGTTCATTTTATATTTTACGAGCTGCGATAAATTAACAGATTTTCGGTCGAGTGGTAACGATGTACCTTCAGGAAATTGGCTTATCCCAACAAATGAAATCTATGACGGCGGACCTGGCAAAGATGGCATTCCTGCGCTTGTAAACCCTGAACTTATATCAGATAAAAGTGCTACTTATCTTAACGATGAAGATTTAGTAATAGCTATTAAAATAAATAATGAATTAAGAGTCTACCCTCATAAAATACTTGACTGGCATGAAATAATTAATGATGGAATTAATTCTGTAAAATATGCAATTACTTATTGTCCATTAACCGGTTCAGGAATTGCATACAATCGTGAAATTAATAATCTAGAAACAACTTTTGGCGTTAGCGGGCTTCTGTATAATACAAATCTAATTGCTTATGATAGAGCAACAAACAGTAACTGGTCACAAATGAAGCTGGAATGTGTAAATGGCAAATTAATTGGTAAACTTGTACAAACTTTTCCAATAATTGAGACTTATTGGAAAACCATTAAAAATTACTTCACGGACTCTAAGGTTGTTTCTCTTAATACAGGATACTCAAGAAATTATGGAGTTTATCCATACGGCGATTATAAAACTAATAACAGCCTGCTGCTTTTTCCAGTCTCACATGAGGATTCGAGACTACCTAGAAAAGAACGTGTTTTAGGTGTTCTAATTAATAATAAAGCAAAAGCTTTTAAGTTTACAGACAATACTGAAAATTCAATATCTATAAAACAAAGCACACTAAATAATGTTAACTTTGTAGTAGTAGATAGTAAAAAAAATAATTTTATCGTTGCATATCAGCCTGTACTTAATAACGGCAAATCAGTGACATTAAAATCTACCAATTCTAATTTACCCGTAATTATGGAAGACCAATTTAATAATAAGTACGATTTATTTGGCTATGTCATAGAAGGTCTAGATGAGGGCGCAAAATTAAAAACTGTAACTCAATATATTGCATACTGGTTTGCTTGGGCAGCTTTTTATCCCGACACTGAGCTTGAATAA
- a CDS encoding peroxiredoxin-like family protein translates to MNIKYFASITCLIISGIIMAQGNNNVANSAEEVCPIKISSEIPDVTVHNLSGEEIPIKEITKNKKSIIIFYRGGWCPFCNMHLSDLQTIEDDLVKIGYKLIAISMDKPENLKASIEKHNLKYELYSDSKAAACKAFGIAFKASDEYVNKLKNFNMDLEASSGEKHHILPVPSVFLVDENGIIKFEYVNPNYKERIKAKMLLEIAKNYL, encoded by the coding sequence ATGAACATAAAATATTTTGCATCGATAACATGCTTGATAATAAGCGGGATTATTATGGCTCAGGGTAATAACAACGTTGCAAACAGTGCAGAGGAAGTTTGTCCAATTAAAATTAGCAGCGAAATTCCAGATGTAACTGTTCACAATTTATCGGGAGAGGAAATTCCAATAAAAGAAATCACAAAAAACAAAAAGTCAATAATAATATTCTACCGCGGTGGCTGGTGCCCATTTTGCAATATGCATTTAAGTGATTTACAAACAATTGAAGATGACCTCGTAAAAATTGGTTATAAACTAATTGCAATAAGCATGGATAAACCGGAAAATCTCAAAGCTTCAATTGAAAAGCATAATTTAAAGTATGAATTATACTCCGACAGCAAAGCCGCTGCATGCAAAGCTTTCGGTATTGCTTTTAAAGCAAGCGATGAATATGTGAATAAGCTAAAAAATTTTAATATGGACCTTGAAGCCAGTTCCGGCGAAAAGCATCATATTTTGCCCGTGCCAAGTGTTTTTCTTGTCGACGAAAATGGCATTATTAAGTTCGAGTATGTTAATCCAAATTATAAAGAACGAATAAAAGCAAAGATGCTCTTAGAAATAGCAAAAAATTATTTATGA
- a CDS encoding ATP-binding protein: MKLWLKLTIILTILINLIIQVGLLILKPKIEKFSEELLGDKLKSIAASIAASIDGNEFSQINIYDSSSLTTPIYKHIHQTIKLAEKNLQLHNNQYLISILDKNSLAFGVVLTKIQDGKDSLMQLNKEGTVAALSVYDTKKCVRTKPYYDKYGSWLSGLAPIMDKNNNVVGVVKVDQKYEQIQSIIDNINEKIFAGRIALIPITILISIILSNVFLLPITKVKNQIQRIASGNYSENKRIKSGGEIKELVDAAEMLRKTLFEQQQKIFNTISELKNAKEKAESSDKMKSEFLALISHEIRTPLNVILGNIELLKMEVQDGQLESFIDIAESVKIGSQRLIRTIEMMVLYSELASGSYNTKLQYVNLFTVINNVANEIEIEAAKKGIRLKTDCASTTNVVLADKLLLEEAVKQIADNAVKFSDSGEIIFCLMEEADYGVKVIVKDGGKGISKEFMAELFKPFRQEDMSTTRGYEGNGLGLAIAKKCCDLCEFELRIESEKGKGTTVEINIPKSKFFRTL, from the coding sequence ATGAAACTCTGGCTAAAACTTACAATTATATTAACGATATTAATTAATCTAATAATTCAAGTTGGATTATTAATACTAAAGCCCAAGATTGAAAAGTTTTCAGAAGAACTTTTGGGAGATAAATTAAAAAGCATTGCTGCCTCAATAGCAGCAAGTATCGATGGAAATGAATTTTCTCAAATTAATATTTACGATTCATCTTCATTAACAACTCCAATTTATAAGCACATCCACCAAACAATTAAATTAGCAGAAAAAAATTTACAACTGCATAACAATCAATATTTAATTTCAATTCTTGATAAAAATAGCCTTGCCTTTGGAGTAGTACTTACAAAAATTCAAGATGGAAAAGATTCATTGATGCAATTAAATAAAGAAGGCACAGTTGCTGCTTTATCAGTTTATGACACCAAAAAATGTGTTCGCACTAAGCCTTATTATGACAAATACGGCAGTTGGCTTTCTGGACTTGCACCAATTATGGATAAAAATAATAATGTCGTGGGAGTTGTAAAAGTAGACCAAAAATATGAACAGATACAATCAATTATTGATAACATTAACGAAAAGATATTTGCTGGAAGAATTGCGTTAATCCCCATTACAATATTGATTAGTATAATATTGTCTAACGTATTTTTACTTCCAATAACCAAAGTTAAAAATCAAATTCAGAGGATTGCTTCAGGAAATTATTCGGAGAACAAGAGAATAAAATCTGGCGGCGAAATAAAAGAATTAGTAGATGCTGCAGAAATGTTAAGAAAAACATTATTTGAACAGCAACAGAAAATCTTTAACACAATTAGTGAACTGAAAAATGCCAAAGAAAAGGCCGAATCTTCTGATAAAATGAAAAGTGAATTTTTAGCTTTAATCTCACATGAAATTAGAACACCACTCAATGTTATCTTAGGCAATATCGAACTATTAAAAATGGAAGTGCAAGATGGACAGCTAGAATCATTTATTGATATTGCTGAAAGCGTTAAAATTGGGAGTCAGAGACTTATAAGGACAATTGAAATGATGGTATTATACAGTGAATTAGCTTCGGGGAGTTATAATACCAAGTTGCAGTATGTCAACTTATTTACCGTAATAAATAACGTTGCAAATGAAATTGAAATTGAAGCTGCTAAAAAAGGTATTCGGTTAAAAACCGATTGTGCTTCAACTACTAATGTTGTACTAGCCGACAAATTATTATTGGAAGAAGCCGTAAAACAGATTGCTGATAATGCAGTTAAGTTTTCTGATTCAGGTGAAATAATTTTCTGCTTGATGGAAGAAGCAGACTATGGAGTTAAAGTTATTGTAAAAGATGGAGGGAAGGGAATTTCAAAAGAGTTTATGGCGGAATTATTTAAACCATTCAGACAGGAAGACATGAGCACAACACGAGGTTACGAGGGTAATGGACTTGGGTTAGCAATTGCAAAAAAATGCTGCGATTTATGCGAGTTTGAATTAAGAATTGAGAGTGAAAAAGGCAAAGGAACTACTGTCGAAATAAATATTCCTAAGAGTAAATTTTTTCGAACATTATAA
- a CDS encoding peroxidase-related enzyme (This protein belongs to a clade of uncharacterized proteins related to peroxidases such as the alkylhydroperoxidase AhpD.), which yields MPFIRIIDEAEAEGKLKTAYEEIKSSRGKLSNIMKIHSLLPDTMIKHMEFYKSIMFSKSNLSRELREMMAVVVSVANKCDYCINHHAEALNFYWKDSNKLLQFINDFRSIDFSPKIKILLDYAFNLTANPNSITQETIDNLKKFDWNDEDILMANLIIGYFNFVNRVALGLGVEFTEDEVKGYKY from the coding sequence GTGCCCTTTATAAGGATAATCGATGAAGCTGAAGCAGAAGGCAAACTAAAAACTGCCTATGAAGAAATAAAATCTTCTCGCGGTAAACTTTCCAACATAATGAAAATTCATAGTTTATTACCCGATACAATGATTAAACACATGGAATTTTATAAATCTATTATGTTTAGTAAGTCGAATTTATCTCGTGAACTGAGAGAAATGATGGCTGTAGTTGTTTCTGTGGCTAACAAATGTGATTATTGTATTAATCATCATGCTGAGGCTCTTAATTTTTATTGGAAGGATAGCAATAAATTACTGCAGTTTATAAATGATTTTCGAAGTATAGATTTTTCTCCCAAAATTAAAATTTTGCTCGATTATGCTTTTAATCTTACGGCAAATCCAAATTCAATTACTCAAGAAACCATTGACAATCTTAAAAAGTTTGATTGGAATGACGAAGATATACTTATGGCAAATTTAATAATTGGCTATTTTAACTTTGTTAATCGCGTAGCGCTTGGGTTAGGGGTTGAATTTACTGAAGATGAAGTAAAAGGCTATAAGTATTGA
- a CDS encoding thioredoxin family protein, whose translation MTLRLIISDNCEACKRAQSLLELIKANYPFLNIETVHINSLRNKKIFITPALLIDDKLFSYGDIDKNRLLKKINKV comes from the coding sequence ATGACATTACGACTAATCATTTCGGATAATTGTGAAGCGTGCAAACGAGCTCAAAGTTTACTCGAACTAATTAAAGCCAATTACCCATTTCTGAATATTGAAACGGTTCACATTAATTCCTTGCGTAATAAAAAGATTTTTATAACGCCAGCGTTGTTAATTGACGATAAATTATTTTCATACGGCGATATAGATAAAAATAGATTGTTAAAAAAAATAAACAAGGTTTAA